The proteins below are encoded in one region of Arthrobacter sp. CJ23:
- a CDS encoding Lrp/AsnC family transcriptional regulator: protein MQDLVFDERDLRLLHALQVRPRAPWATLAPTVGADPVTLARRWEQLQEQGLAWVGCYPGAGTGAVTAFLEIECAPASMSPVAEVLANDPEVLTIDLTAGGRDMIVTLVCTDDAALSRYVLDRLSTVDGIRSMRTHRAIQVVADAQVWRLRSLSVGEVRALERAIPAPKEVMRQVPADIEEGLAGILRRDARASVTSISGELGISQARVRSALNTVLAQQRVVIRLEVARPYSGWPVYVWFFMRVPATQVGSVAGKLVGLDEVRLVTTTVGNYSLVVAVWLRRIEDITLLERHLGERLPFAEIVDRSIVLRTPKHLGIRLDASGRRIVR from the coding sequence ATGCAGGATCTTGTTTTCGACGAGCGCGATCTCCGGCTTCTGCATGCCCTGCAGGTCCGGCCGAGGGCTCCTTGGGCAACGCTCGCGCCAACGGTTGGCGCGGACCCTGTGACGCTCGCCCGGCGGTGGGAGCAGCTGCAGGAACAGGGCCTGGCCTGGGTGGGGTGCTACCCGGGTGCCGGCACCGGGGCAGTCACGGCGTTCCTGGAAATCGAATGCGCGCCGGCCAGCATGTCCCCCGTGGCGGAGGTACTTGCCAACGATCCCGAGGTCCTCACGATCGACCTGACGGCGGGCGGCCGCGACATGATCGTCACCTTGGTCTGCACGGACGACGCCGCGCTGTCCCGCTATGTGCTTGACCGGCTCTCCACTGTGGATGGCATCCGCAGTATGCGGACGCACCGCGCCATCCAGGTGGTGGCCGATGCCCAGGTCTGGCGCCTGCGCTCGCTGAGCGTTGGCGAAGTCAGGGCCCTGGAACGGGCCATCCCGGCGCCCAAGGAGGTCATGCGCCAGGTCCCCGCCGACATCGAGGAGGGGCTGGCCGGCATCCTGCGCAGGGACGCCCGCGCCTCCGTGACCAGCATTTCCGGCGAACTCGGCATCAGCCAGGCCAGGGTCCGGAGCGCGCTGAACACCGTGCTGGCCCAGCAGCGGGTGGTCATCCGCCTTGAAGTGGCCCGGCCGTATTCGGGCTGGCCGGTGTATGTGTGGTTCTTCATGCGCGTGCCGGCAACGCAGGTGGGCTCGGTGGCCGGGAAGCTGGTGGGCCTGGACGAAGTCCGGCTGGTCACCACCACCGTGGGCAACTACTCCCTGGTGGTGGCCGTGTGGCTGCGCCGCATCGAAGACATCACCTTGCTGGAGCGCCACCTCGGCGAGCGCCTGCCGTTCGCCGAAATCGTGGACCGCTCGATTGTGCTGCGCACCCCGAAGCACCTGGGCATCCGTCTGGATGCTTCGGGGCGGCGCATCGTGAGGTAG